The Glandiceps talaboti chromosome 1, keGlaTala1.1, whole genome shotgun sequence genome has a segment encoding these proteins:
- the LOC144443022 gene encoding uncharacterized protein LOC144443022 — protein MFKLTMSDCSGQLDVLVARQHADTLFSDHMPDNLYCNMDKKFLLEDYIYALCPYPLHSLSPNDNSDVDSDSRPWLECCIMSYDIKVHGKNVTKYQMFDTTMALNIES, from the exons ATGTTCAAATTGACAATGTCTGATTGCTCTGGACAACTTGATGTCCTTGTTGCCAGGCAACATGCA GATACCCTTTTCAGTGACCACATGCCTGATAATCTATACTGTAACATGGATAAGAAGTTCCTTTTAGAAGACTACATTTATGCATTGTGTCCATATCCTTTACACTCGTTGTCTCCTAATGACAATAGTGATGTTGATAGTGATTCAAGGCCATGGTTAGAATGTTGCATTATGTCCTATGATATAAAGGTACATGGAAAGAATgtcacaaaatatcaaatgtttgacacAACCATGGCTTTaaacattgaatcttga
- the LOC144439532 gene encoding steroid 17-alpha-hydroxylase/17,20 lyase-like: MMYELLAVVFAIGVLLWLMQRTKLPKNYPKGPPGWPFIGNLFQLGPAVPLRMTQYSKQYGAVYSLKLLDKNIVVLNTYKVLHEAMIEKKSDFAGRPPHLTWNILSGLRSVTFQDYSAAFKMKRRLTMNGLRLFGTQKWTAIVTEEVEKLIDSFTQKSSSSFDPHWLIHLAAFNVVCRLAVGRSYTNDDPEFLEYISMTNAQVKELDGGLALDYANWLTPFYSRKLKKLREIGTVRSQFMENKMKHHMATLDRDKPRDLIDIVLIAKENLEKNPTPGLKVDDVFSYSDQVQFAMGVITPGSETVVSAIKWLLVELCLHPEVQKKLHRELDEVVGPDRKPVYSDREHLPFLQSAIYENMRLYSVEPLAIMHRTIRDTTVDGYQIPSDTYVIANLWAIDHDDGVFEDPHSFKADRFINPNTGCCMAYKEMNFAPFGLGQRACLGEAIGRIEYFLIAANLMHEFSFSFPTGQEKPRANFGMTTFPEPFEILVKKRSKEA, translated from the exons ATGATGTACGAATTGCTGGCAGTGGTATTTGCTATTGGTGTGTTGTTGTGGCTAATGCAACGAACGAAACTTCCGAAAAACTATCCAAAAGGTCCTCCTGGCTGGCCATTTATTGGCAATCTCTTCCAACTTGGTCCAGCGGTTCCCTTGAGAATGACCCAATACAGCAAACAATACG GTGCAGTGTATAGTTTGAAATTACTGGATAAGAATATTGTGGTGTTGAATACCTACAAGGTATTACATGAAGCAATGATCGAGAAGAAGAGCGACTTTGCTGGCCGACCACCACATCTAACATGGAACATACTAAGTGGTCTAAGAAGCGTTACATTTCAAGATTATTCTGCGGCATTCAAGATGAAACGTAGACTGACTATGAACGGATTGAGACTCTTCGGTACACAGAAATGGACTGCAATCGTTACAGAGGAAGTTGAAAAGTTAATAG ACTCATTCACACAGAAATCGTCTTCTAGTTTCGATCCACATTGGTTGATCCATTTAGCAGCATTCAATGTAGTATGCAGACTGGCCGTGGGAAGATCTTACACCAATGATGATCCTGAATTTCTAGAGTACATTAGTATGACCAATGCTCAAGTTAAAGAACTGGATGGAGGACTTGCACTTG ATTATGCAAATTGGTTAACACCTTTCTACTCTCGTAAGTTGAAGAAACTCCGGGAAATTGGAACCGTAAGATCACAGTTtatggaaaacaaaatgaaacatcaCATGGCAACACTAGATCGTGATAAACCACGTGATTTAATAGATATCGTCTTGATTGCCAAGGAAAATCTTGAAAAGAATCCAACTCCTGGTTTGAAAGTTGACGATGTCTTTAGTTATAGTGACCAAGTTCAGTTTGCTATGGGAGTCATTACCCCTG GGTCAGAAACAGTCGTCAGTGCTATAAAGTGGCTTCTCGTAGAACTGTGTTTGCATCCTGAGGTACAAAAGAAGCTACATCGAGAACTGGATGAAGTCGTCGGTCCTGATCGTAAACCAGTTTATAGCGATCGAGAACACCTTCCTTTCCTCCAGTCTGCTATATATGAGAATATGCGCCTGTATTCAGTTGAACCACTCGCCATTATGCACCGTACAATTCGAGACACAACTGTCGATGGCTATCAAATTCCAAGCGATACCTATGTCATTGCAAACCTGTGGGCCATAGATCACGATGACGGTGTTTTTGAAGATCCCCACAGTTTCAAAGCTGACCGCTTTATCAACCCGAATACTGGTTGTTGTATGGCatacaaagaaatgaatttCGCACCATTTGGGTTAGGTCAGCGTGCGTGCTTGGGTGAAGCGATTGGGCGTATTGAATACTTCTTAATAGCTGCAAATCTAATGCACGAGTTCAGTTTTTCATTTCCAACTGGGCAGGAGAAACCAAGGGCTAATTTTGGCATGACTACTTTCCCAGAGCCCTTTGAAATTTTAGTGAAGAAGAGATCTAAGGAGGCCTAA